In Paenibacillus sp. FSL R7-0345, a single window of DNA contains:
- a CDS encoding substrate-binding domain-containing protein yields MKKKTSVLALLLVLLIAVTGCGGGAGNAGTTEAASTSEGSNSSGKSGDGKIVIGFSQTVMNHPFRIANVDTAKKAAADLGVEIIVTDGQGDANKEIANIESLIARNVDALIVSSLSGNAIYPAYKEAERAGIPLIIAASGVPDDDSIPYTTFVASDEVTMGQQAAKYIADKMGQKGNLVILNGVVESTNSQLRTQGFMPEIQKYPDIKIVAEQSGEWLRLPAMQVMTNILQANSKIDFVFAQNDEMALGAIEAIKKANRMSEIKVVSMDSQKEALEKIKNTDELMMSVKNEWSFETAVKLAIDAANGKEIQKRVILDSPVIDKSNVDNFYDPNSTF; encoded by the coding sequence ATGAAGAAAAAAACTTCGGTACTGGCATTGTTGTTAGTGCTCCTGATAGCAGTTACTGGATGCGGCGGAGGGGCTGGTAATGCAGGCACGACAGAAGCGGCCAGTACATCCGAAGGCTCCAATTCATCCGGGAAATCGGGAGACGGAAAAATTGTAATCGGTTTCTCGCAGACGGTCATGAATCACCCGTTCCGGATTGCCAACGTAGATACGGCCAAGAAAGCAGCCGCCGATCTCGGGGTTGAGATCATTGTGACAGATGGACAAGGGGACGCGAACAAGGAAATCGCCAACATCGAGAGCCTGATCGCCCGCAATGTCGATGCCCTTATCGTGAGCAGCCTGTCGGGCAACGCGATCTACCCCGCATACAAGGAAGCGGAAAGAGCGGGCATCCCGCTGATTATCGCGGCCTCCGGCGTACCGGACGATGACAGCATTCCTTATACGACATTCGTTGCTTCGGATGAGGTGACGATGGGCCAGCAGGCAGCGAAGTACATTGCCGACAAGATGGGCCAAAAGGGCAATCTGGTTATCCTCAACGGTGTCGTCGAGTCGACCAACTCCCAGCTTCGTACGCAGGGATTCATGCCGGAGATTCAAAAGTATCCGGATATCAAGATCGTGGCGGAGCAATCCGGAGAATGGCTGCGGCTGCCGGCGATGCAGGTGATGACGAATATTTTGCAGGCCAACAGCAAGATTGACTTCGTGTTCGCCCAGAATGACGAGATGGCGCTCGGCGCAATTGAAGCCATCAAGAAAGCAAACCGGATGAGCGAGATCAAGGTGGTCAGTATGGACTCCCAGAAGGAAGCGCTGGAGAAGATCAAGAATACAGATGAGCTGATGATGTCCGTGAAAAATGAATGGAGCTTCGAAACGGCTGTGAAGCTCGCAATCGATGCGGCGAACGGCAAAGAGATCCAGAAGAGAGTGATTCTGGACTCTCCTGTAATCGACAAGTCGAATGTTGATAACTTCTACGATCCGAATTCAACGTTCTAA
- a CDS encoding TrkA family potassium uptake protein: MAKKQYAIIGMGRFGSSVAKALSGMGYDVLAIDADEQRTQEISGIVTHAVSADSTDEEALRALGIRNFDVVVVAIGEDIQASILTTLILKDLGVPAILVKAKNELHGKVLSKIGADKIIYPERDMGMRVAHHLASPNILDYIELSPDYSILDMKVPKQMLGKNLLELDIRAKYGCNVMAIRRGDDMNITPRAEDRLADGDVLVIVGHKDNLTKLEMAYH; the protein is encoded by the coding sequence ATGGCCAAAAAACAATACGCGATTATCGGAATGGGACGCTTCGGCTCAAGTGTAGCCAAGGCGCTCAGCGGCATGGGATACGACGTGCTGGCCATCGATGCCGATGAGCAGCGCACCCAGGAAATCTCCGGTATTGTAACCCATGCCGTATCCGCAGATTCCACCGATGAGGAAGCGCTGCGTGCGCTGGGCATCCGCAATTTCGACGTTGTGGTAGTAGCGATCGGGGAAGATATTCAGGCCAGCATTCTGACCACGCTGATCCTGAAGGATCTGGGCGTGCCGGCGATTCTGGTTAAAGCCAAAAATGAGCTGCACGGCAAGGTGCTAAGCAAGATAGGCGCAGATAAAATTATCTATCCTGAGCGGGATATGGGGATGCGGGTCGCCCACCATCTGGCTTCACCGAACATCCTTGATTATATTGAGCTATCCCCGGATTACAGTATTCTGGACATGAAGGTGCCGAAGCAGATGCTTGGCAAAAACCTGCTGGAGCTGGACATCCGCGCCAAATACGGCTGCAACGTTATGGCCATCCGCCGGGGCGATGACATGAACATTACCCCAAGAGCTGAGGACAGGCTGGCTGACGGCGATGTGCTGGTTATTGTCGGGCACAAGGATAACCTCACGAAGCTGGAGATGGCTTATCATTAA
- a CDS encoding ABC transporter permease produces METIQKARTLLKQEETLLLLFIVIVTLISPIFSPEFFTSYNFANLLRQISYPAIVSIGMLLTVLIGGIDLSVGSVMQAVSLTAIMLVQLQAPTGVIVVVVLALGLFLGLINGMLITFGKLQPFIVTLGTKVIIDGTTLFMTKGKGISGDAGDSFLSIGGGYIGAIPNPVIIMLVLYIIGFILLNKTIFGRQIYSVGSNRVAAYNSGINVKKVQLSVYALSGLFAAIAGLLIASRTGAYQPMSGNSGATGMELSAIAAVVVGGASLSGGKGTIWGAFLGALLAGLLFNLLVFLNMNPYIQQFILGIIILAAVIFSASKNRK; encoded by the coding sequence ATGGAAACCATTCAGAAAGCCCGTACGCTCTTGAAACAGGAAGAGACGCTGCTGCTGCTGTTTATCGTAATAGTCACATTAATCTCTCCAATCTTCTCACCGGAGTTTTTCACTTCTTATAACTTCGCAAATCTGCTGCGGCAGATCTCCTATCCGGCGATTGTGTCAATCGGGATGCTGCTGACGGTACTGATCGGCGGCATTGACCTGTCGGTGGGGTCCGTGATGCAGGCGGTAAGTCTAACGGCCATTATGCTCGTTCAGCTGCAGGCGCCGACTGGCGTAATCGTGGTTGTTGTCCTGGCACTGGGTTTGTTCCTTGGTCTCATTAACGGCATGCTGATTACCTTCGGCAAGCTGCAGCCATTTATCGTAACGCTAGGAACCAAGGTAATTATCGACGGAACCACGTTGTTTATGACGAAAGGCAAAGGCATCAGCGGAGATGCGGGCGACAGCTTCCTTTCCATTGGCGGGGGGTACATCGGGGCTATTCCCAATCCTGTCATTATCATGCTGGTGTTGTACATCATCGGGTTCATTCTGCTGAACAAAACGATCTTTGGGCGGCAGATATATAGTGTAGGGTCCAACAGGGTGGCGGCTTATAACTCGGGCATCAACGTTAAAAAAGTGCAGCTGAGCGTTTATGCGCTGTCCGGATTGTTCGCTGCGATAGCGGGCCTGCTGATTGCCTCCAGAACCGGCGCTTATCAGCCAATGTCCGGCAACAGCGGAGCAACAGGCATGGAGCTGAGCGCCATCGCTGCCGTCGTGGTAGGCGGAGCCAGCTTATCTGGCGGAAAAGGCACAATCTGGGGAGCATTTTTAGGTGCTCTGCTCGCCGGGCTGCTGTTTAATCTGCTCGTATTCCTGAACATGAATCCTTATATTCAGCAGTTCATTCTGGGCATCATCATTCTGGCTGCCGTCATCTTTTCCGCTTCCAAGAACCGCAAGTAA
- a CDS encoding alpha/beta hydrolase, producing MGYFVTVEPGVRVFIEDINPTGNKTILFIHGWPLNHNQFEYQFNFLPKLGYRCIGMDWRGYGNSDKPFAGYNFDRLADDVRMVIEALQLRNITLAGHSTGGAISIRYMARHKEYGVSKLVLIDAASPSSVPKEFTNKIIEDTNHDRPQMLQDQTGSFFFQYISAPKSDWFVSMGLQAANWATSAIMATLRDENVYNDLGQINVPTLIIHGIHDKVVPYTKAEETNKLIKNSQLVPFHYSGHCAFLEERDRFNQLLSSFA from the coding sequence TTGGGATACTTTGTTACTGTGGAACCGGGCGTAAGAGTATTTATAGAGGACATCAATCCGACGGGAAATAAAACGATACTTTTTATTCATGGATGGCCGCTAAACCATAACCAGTTCGAATATCAGTTCAATTTCCTTCCTAAGCTCGGATATCGTTGTATCGGAATGGACTGGAGAGGATACGGGAATTCGGATAAACCATTTGCCGGGTACAATTTCGACAGATTAGCGGATGATGTCCGCATGGTCATCGAGGCGTTACAGTTAAGAAACATAACACTTGCAGGACACTCTACCGGGGGCGCGATATCGATTCGTTATATGGCCCGTCACAAAGAGTATGGGGTATCTAAACTCGTCCTGATCGACGCTGCCTCTCCATCTAGCGTTCCGAAAGAATTTACAAATAAAATTATCGAAGATACAAATCATGACCGGCCGCAAATGCTGCAGGACCAAACGGGAAGTTTTTTCTTTCAGTATATTTCCGCACCGAAATCTGATTGGTTCGTTTCAATGGGATTACAAGCCGCGAATTGGGCAACTTCCGCCATTATGGCCACGCTTAGAGATGAAAATGTCTACAACGATCTCGGTCAGATCAATGTACCCACATTAATTATTCACGGAATTCATGATAAGGTCGTTCCGTATACCAAAGCTGAGGAAACAAATAAGCTGATCAAAAATTCGCAGCTGGTTCCGTTCCATTACAGCGGTCATTGCGCCTTTTTGGAGGAGCGCGATAGATTCAACCAATTATTATCCTCTTTTGCATAA
- a CDS encoding sugar ABC transporter ATP-binding protein: MDNVILKLDGISKQFGNHYALKDINVNISEGEFHAIVGENGAGKSTLIKILSGVHLPSEGNVHFKGQSVKFLSPYMAQKSGVSTLFQEIQEIPALSVAENIYLGREPQKGSLLQWKTLYKEAGELLNNLDIKIDPYKKMEELSISERKMVEIARAVSFNAELLIMDEPSANLNEDELAVLFKTIAELRKRKVTIIYISHRLREIFAMADRVTVLRDGQHVKTMDIKDTDEARLVQLMIGRELNEYYPVNTEQIGDKVLEISDLNVPELLHNVSLSLNRREILGIAGLAGSGGNILTKVLFGLVKGYSGKMVLDGKPFVPKNPRQCIADGIAFVPEDRKTQGLFLNLSVRTNMSITSLRKFRTFGLISEPKESRQANELVQQLSVRPKNIKAPIRSLSGGNQQKALIGRWLLDKYKILILEEPTRGVDVGAKMEIYQEINKLLSQGLSLIMVSSELPELLGMCDRILVFSGGTITGELQRNEASEEKIMEYALQEVK; this comes from the coding sequence ATGGATAATGTCATCCTTAAATTAGACGGAATCTCCAAGCAGTTCGGTAATCATTATGCGCTGAAAGATATTAACGTGAACATAAGCGAAGGGGAGTTCCATGCGATTGTCGGCGAGAACGGGGCCGGCAAATCCACCCTGATCAAAATATTGTCCGGCGTTCATTTGCCCTCGGAAGGCAACGTTCATTTTAAAGGCCAGTCCGTCAAGTTCCTGTCGCCTTATATGGCGCAGAAGAGCGGGGTCAGCACGTTGTTTCAGGAAATTCAGGAGATTCCCGCGCTGTCGGTGGCGGAGAATATTTATCTTGGGAGAGAACCGCAAAAGGGTTCCCTGCTGCAGTGGAAGACGCTGTATAAGGAAGCGGGGGAGCTGCTGAACAATCTTGACATCAAGATTGACCCTTATAAGAAAATGGAAGAGCTGAGCATCTCGGAACGGAAGATGGTCGAGATCGCGAGAGCCGTCTCGTTCAACGCGGAGCTGCTGATTATGGATGAACCTTCCGCGAACCTGAACGAAGACGAGCTGGCTGTGCTGTTCAAGACGATTGCCGAGCTCAGAAAAAGAAAGGTAACGATTATCTATATCTCTCACCGGCTGCGGGAAATCTTCGCCATGGCTGACCGGGTTACCGTTCTGAGGGACGGTCAGCATGTAAAAACGATGGATATCAAGGATACGGATGAAGCGCGGCTCGTCCAGCTGATGATCGGGCGGGAGCTGAATGAATATTATCCTGTGAATACGGAACAGATCGGTGACAAAGTGCTGGAGATTTCTGATTTGAATGTGCCGGAGCTGCTGCATAATGTGAGCTTAAGCCTGAACAGACGCGAAATTCTCGGCATTGCCGGATTAGCGGGCTCGGGCGGTAATATTTTGACTAAAGTGCTGTTCGGGCTGGTCAAAGGCTACTCGGGCAAGATGGTGCTGGACGGCAAGCCGTTCGTTCCGAAAAATCCGCGGCAGTGCATTGCGGACGGGATTGCATTTGTACCGGAGGACCGTAAGACGCAAGGGTTATTTCTGAATTTAAGTGTGCGGACCAATATGTCCATTACTTCGCTGCGCAAGTTCAGAACATTCGGTCTGATCAGTGAGCCGAAGGAAAGCAGGCAGGCCAATGAATTGGTGCAGCAGCTGTCGGTGAGACCGAAGAACATTAAGGCGCCGATCCGCTCTCTCAGCGGAGGCAACCAGCAGAAGGCGCTTATCGGACGCTGGCTCCTGGACAAGTATAAAATTCTTATTCTCGAAGAGCCTACCCGTGGTGTGGATGTCGGGGCCAAGATGGAAATTTACCAGGAAATCAACAAACTGCTGAGCCAGGGCCTGTCTCTCATCATGGTCTCCTCCGAGCTTCCCGAGCTTCTGGGAATGTGTGACCGGATTCTTGTCTTCTCCGGCGGAACGATTACCGGCGAGCTGCAGCGGAACGAAGCATCCGAAGAGAAGATCATGGAATACGCACTGCAGGAGGTGAAATGA
- a CDS encoding small acid-soluble spore protein SspI, which yields MPVTIDLRQAVLHKVHGQSEEDLRSMIEGSVDGPEAALPGLGVVFEMVWKDIGKAKQDHVIGLLHRHLEEITPGSVTTEQG from the coding sequence ATGCCGGTAACCATTGATTTACGCCAGGCGGTTCTGCATAAAGTGCACGGCCAGTCCGAGGAAGACCTGCGTTCCATGATTGAAGGCTCCGTAGACGGGCCGGAAGCCGCGCTTCCCGGACTTGGCGTCGTGTTTGAAATGGTCTGGAAAGATATCGGCAAGGCCAAGCAGGATCATGTCATCGGCCTGCTGCACAGACATCTGGAGGAGATCACCCCAGGATCAGTCACCACTGAGCAGGGCTAG
- a CDS encoding peptide chain release factor 3: MTPDQKLQQEVDKRRTFAIISHPDAGKTTLTEKLLLFGGAIRLAGTVKARKASKHATSDWMEIEKQRGISVTSSVMQFDYLDHRVNILDTPGHQDFSEDTYRTLTAADSAVMLIDVAKGVEAQTIKLFQVCAKRGIPIFTFINKLDREGQSPFDLMEELENVLGIRSVPMNWPIGSGRELCGVYDRMKNQVELFQGDDHSVIKVQKVEGYHDPIIREMAGEYLHDQLCQDLELLDVAGDAFDYEKVLRGELTPVFFGSAINNFGVQTFLDNFLELAPKPEPRRSTVGAIEPTNQKFTGYVFKIQANMNPAHRDRIAFLRIVSGKFERGMSVKHVRAGKDIKLSQPQQFLAQDRDIVEEAYPGDIIGLFDPGIFRIGDTLSQAGEMEFDELPTFSPEIFSKVSIKNALKSKQFQKGIDQLTEEGMIQVFRTVNFDDIILGVVGQLQFEVFEYRMKGEYGVDVMLQRMSYQFARWIVDENKPDPSKFRINSTLVTDKKGNYVVLFENEYAMRTAMEKNPTAKFLETAP, from the coding sequence ATGACACCGGATCAGAAACTGCAACAGGAAGTGGACAAACGCAGAACGTTTGCGATCATTTCCCACCCGGATGCGGGTAAAACAACACTAACGGAGAAGCTGCTGCTGTTCGGCGGCGCGATCCGGCTGGCGGGAACGGTTAAAGCCCGCAAAGCAAGCAAGCATGCGACAAGTGACTGGATGGAAATAGAGAAGCAGCGCGGAATCTCGGTAACCTCTTCCGTAATGCAGTTTGATTATCTGGATCACCGGGTGAACATTCTGGATACTCCAGGTCACCAGGATTTCAGTGAGGACACCTATCGTACCCTGACAGCGGCGGACAGTGCGGTCATGCTGATTGACGTAGCGAAGGGTGTGGAGGCACAGACAATCAAGCTGTTCCAGGTCTGCGCCAAGCGCGGTATCCCGATTTTTACCTTCATTAACAAGCTGGACCGTGAAGGGCAGAGCCCGTTCGATCTGATGGAAGAGCTGGAGAATGTACTGGGCATCCGCTCCGTACCGATGAACTGGCCGATCGGCAGCGGCCGCGAGCTGTGCGGCGTGTACGACCGGATGAAGAATCAGGTGGAGCTGTTCCAGGGTGACGACCACTCTGTAATCAAGGTGCAAAAGGTAGAAGGCTACCACGATCCGATTATCCGCGAGATGGCCGGAGAATATCTGCATGACCAGCTGTGCCAGGACCTGGAGCTGCTGGATGTGGCGGGTGACGCTTTTGACTATGAAAAAGTACTGCGCGGCGAGCTGACTCCGGTCTTCTTCGGCAGTGCGATCAACAACTTCGGCGTGCAGACGTTCCTCGACAACTTCCTGGAGCTGGCACCGAAGCCGGAGCCGCGCCGCAGTACGGTTGGTGCCATTGAGCCGACCAATCAGAAATTTACCGGCTATGTATTCAAAATCCAGGCCAACATGAACCCGGCCCACCGCGACCGTATCGCATTCCTGCGGATCGTATCCGGCAAGTTCGAGCGCGGCATGAGCGTGAAGCATGTGCGGGCGGGCAAGGATATCAAGCTGTCCCAGCCGCAGCAGTTCCTGGCCCAGGACCGTGATATTGTCGAAGAGGCGTATCCGGGCGATATTATCGGTTTGTTTGACCCGGGTATTTTCCGGATTGGCGATACACTCAGCCAGGCGGGTGAGATGGAGTTCGATGAGCTGCCGACGTTCTCACCGGAGATTTTCTCCAAAGTGAGCATCAAAAATGCACTCAAATCGAAGCAATTCCAAAAAGGGATTGACCAGCTGACGGAAGAAGGGATGATCCAGGTATTCCGTACGGTCAATTTTGACGATATTATTCTTGGCGTTGTCGGTCAGCTGCAGTTCGAGGTGTTCGAGTACCGGATGAAGGGCGAGTACGGCGTGGATGTTATGCTTCAGCGGATGAGCTACCAGTTCGCACGCTGGATTGTGGATGAGAACAAGCCGGACCCAAGCAAATTCCGGATCAACTCCACACTGGTAACAGACAAGAAGGGCAACTATGTCGTGCTGTTCGAAAATGAATACGCGATGCGTACCGCTATGGAGAAGAATCCGACTGCGAAGTTCCTGGAGACCGCTCCTTAA
- a CDS encoding RNA methyltransferase, giving the protein MEILSPQNTRVKEWAGLQEKKHRDKTGKYIVEGIHLVQEALLAEADVEILAYDLDKGMPSELRDHLQTVQGMEVIGVSAAVIAKCSSTNTPQPVFAVVRKEQQGVETILAKPDSLVVVLDGVQDPGNVGTIIRSADAAGADGVILGAGCADLYNPKTIRSTMGSMFHLPVVEGDLGVVLPQARERGALLVSTSLTGEDSCYTHDFRGSQWLLIGSEGKGISLQTAALVDKSIIIPMAGRAESLNAAMAATILLFEGMRQRGYPPQINPSQCEL; this is encoded by the coding sequence ATGGAAATATTATCACCGCAAAATACGCGGGTTAAAGAATGGGCCGGACTGCAGGAGAAAAAGCACCGTGATAAGACCGGTAAATATATTGTAGAAGGCATTCACCTGGTGCAGGAGGCGCTGCTGGCGGAAGCGGATGTAGAGATACTCGCCTACGATCTGGACAAGGGTATGCCGTCTGAGCTGCGGGATCACCTGCAGACTGTGCAGGGCATGGAGGTCATCGGCGTTTCGGCGGCCGTCATCGCCAAATGCAGCAGCACGAACACCCCGCAGCCCGTCTTTGCGGTTGTCCGCAAGGAGCAGCAGGGCGTGGAGACCATCCTGGCGAAGCCGGACAGTCTGGTTGTCGTGCTGGATGGTGTCCAGGACCCCGGCAACGTGGGTACAATCATCCGCAGCGCGGATGCCGCCGGCGCAGACGGTGTGATTCTCGGCGCAGGCTGCGCCGACCTGTACAACCCGAAGACCATCCGTTCCACGATGGGCTCGATGTTCCATCTCCCGGTTGTGGAGGGAGATCTGGGCGTTGTTCTGCCGCAGGCGCGCGAGCGCGGAGCGCTGCTGGTCAGCACCTCGCTGACCGGGGAAGACTCCTGCTACACGCACGATTTCCGCGGCAGCCAGTGGCTGCTGATCGGCAGCGAAGGCAAGGGCATCTCCCTGCAGACCGCAGCGCTCGTCGACAAAAGCATCATCATCCCGATGGCCGGCCGGGCCGAGTCATTGAATGCGGCGATGGCGGCGACGATTTTGCTGTTTGAGGGGATGCGGCAGCGGGGTTATCCACCGCAAATAAACCCATCCCAATGTGAGTTGTAA
- a CDS encoding Xaa-Pro peptidase family protein — translation MGFEDTLQEIPVTEYKERLQKARVKMEAEGLDGLLVYSDSYRMSNVRWLANYRAFDGVFPYPAMVFIPLDGEPTLFAEGSLVSYAADETWFSDVRGIRQELGNVLKDFQKGRNSAKIGLSGSKYCALEFYETIRDSLNPTSVLQKTNIIEYLKSIKSETEIRNMKVAGRLADMGIEKIHELLATERLTEREVTRQAMAHMFANGADTVSFDMMVQSGPNSGDFFLARPRDREIVKGDTILIDIGCRYNGYSSDMARGVAYGKVDAEKQRLLDTCLEAWRAGMSALRPGMTGAEADVAANEVLKREGYPHMAGEGRGCAHSTGMDPEEEIPVVGPDSQDILVENQTIAFEITLLIPGYAGTRVEDTVVIRKDGPESLTNHPYVCNWYQD, via the coding sequence ATGGGTTTTGAAGACACATTGCAGGAAATTCCGGTAACCGAGTACAAGGAACGTTTGCAGAAGGCAAGAGTGAAAATGGAAGCGGAAGGCCTGGACGGGCTGCTGGTTTATTCAGACTCGTACCGTATGAGCAATGTCCGCTGGTTAGCCAACTATCGCGCATTTGACGGGGTGTTCCCTTATCCGGCAATGGTGTTTATCCCGCTTGACGGCGAACCTACGCTGTTCGCGGAAGGCAGTCTGGTATCCTATGCGGCTGACGAGACATGGTTCTCAGATGTAAGAGGCATCCGCCAGGAGCTAGGTAATGTGCTGAAGGATTTCCAGAAAGGCAGAAATTCCGCCAAAATCGGCCTCAGCGGCTCCAAATATTGTGCTCTTGAATTCTATGAGACGATCCGCGACAGTCTGAATCCAACCTCAGTGCTGCAGAAGACAAATATTATCGAGTACCTGAAGTCGATCAAGAGCGAAACGGAAATCCGTAATATGAAAGTAGCCGGCCGGCTGGCGGACATGGGGATTGAAAAAATCCACGAGCTGCTCGCCACCGAACGTCTGACCGAGAGAGAAGTAACGCGTCAAGCGATGGCGCACATGTTCGCGAACGGTGCGGACACCGTCTCGTTCGACATGATGGTCCAGTCGGGACCGAACTCCGGGGACTTCTTCCTGGCCCGCCCGCGTGACCGCGAAATTGTCAAAGGCGACACAATCCTCATCGATATCGGCTGCCGTTATAACGGATATTCGTCCGATATGGCGCGTGGTGTAGCTTACGGCAAGGTGGATGCGGAGAAACAGCGCCTGCTCGATACCTGCCTGGAAGCATGGAGAGCGGGAATGTCCGCTCTGCGACCGGGCATGACCGGCGCGGAGGCCGATGTGGCTGCCAACGAAGTGCTGAAGCGCGAGGGCTATCCGCATATGGCCGGTGAAGGCCGCGGCTGCGCCCACTCCACAGGCATGGATCCGGAGGAGGAAATTCCGGTAGTAGGCCCGGACAGCCAGGATATTCTGGTCGAGAACCAGACGATTGCTTTTGAAATTACTCTGCTCATTCCCGGATATGCCGGTACCCGTGTAGAAGATACGGTTGTAATCCGCAAAGACGGACCGGAGTCGCTGACCAATCATCCGTATGTCTGCAACTGGTACCAGGATTAA
- a CDS encoding MFS transporter produces MKRTQQAHKQYSFFLGTMLCGYNLADKLYGAVYIVLMSMRGVDPMQISIVFAVSSLSLAVFDYPSGNLSDLYGRKKLTAIGFIIWGAGLSIFAFAGNLAAFIVSAVVMSLGVALISGSPQAWYLDKLEDLGMQEYKNIALPRLNGYVSAFAVVGALLASLSSNIHLYLPVAIAGGAAMGLGLYTWLRFSDNYGVRTEDSIFKEVYVTTGEFVKNKLMRFILFKSIFSHAALLAFLLSWQVYGVNELGLPVGYLGGMLVLFMVVISLSSFCSSFLAKRKVQAVRIISGGLLLSASGLLLAGLFAHPAVFIAGLVLYEFGLGLESSLFSAWVQDFIPRGKRATFTSGLSALKSLSGFAITLLLGLAAERLGYTVIWVMGAVSLMVSLAVLLFLSRRHTITDTARTEAETASR; encoded by the coding sequence ATGAAAAGGACACAGCAGGCGCATAAGCAGTACAGTTTTTTTCTGGGAACGATGTTATGCGGTTATAATCTGGCTGATAAGCTGTATGGTGCGGTATATATCGTTCTGATGAGCATGAGAGGGGTTGACCCGATGCAGATCAGTATTGTATTCGCGGTATCCTCGCTGTCCCTTGCGGTGTTTGATTATCCCAGCGGCAATCTGTCGGACTTGTACGGGAGGAAAAAGCTGACGGCTATCGGTTTTATAATATGGGGGGCGGGATTGTCTATATTTGCTTTTGCAGGTAATCTGGCAGCGTTTATTGTTTCTGCGGTTGTGATGTCTCTGGGAGTTGCGCTGATTTCCGGCTCGCCGCAGGCCTGGTATTTGGATAAGCTTGAGGATCTGGGCATGCAGGAGTATAAAAATATTGCACTGCCGCGACTGAACGGATATGTGTCCGCTTTTGCAGTAGTAGGGGCACTATTGGCATCATTAAGCAGCAATATACATCTATACCTTCCGGTGGCTATAGCGGGTGGAGCGGCAATGGGGCTAGGTCTGTATACCTGGCTGCGGTTCAGCGATAATTATGGCGTCCGGACGGAGGATAGTATTTTTAAAGAGGTCTATGTGACCACAGGCGAATTTGTGAAAAATAAGCTGATGCGGTTTATCCTGTTCAAAAGCATCTTTAGCCATGCCGCATTGCTTGCTTTTCTGCTCAGCTGGCAGGTGTATGGTGTAAATGAGCTTGGGCTGCCCGTGGGTTATTTAGGCGGAATGCTGGTTTTGTTCATGGTTGTAATCAGCCTGTCCTCGTTCTGCAGCTCTTTTCTGGCAAAAAGGAAAGTGCAGGCGGTACGGATTATTTCCGGCGGTCTGCTGCTCTCGGCTTCCGGTCTGCTGCTTGCAGGACTGTTTGCACATCCGGCTGTGTTCATCGCGGGGCTGGTTTTGTATGAATTCGGGCTTGGGCTGGAGTCCTCCTTATTCAGTGCCTGGGTGCAGGATTTCATTCCCCGGGGCAAAAGAGCAACGTTCACCTCAGGGCTATCTGCCCTCAAATCGCTATCGGGCTTCGCAATCACCCTGCTGCTTGGTCTGGCTGCAGAACGGCTGGGCTATACTGTTATCTGGGTGATGGGCGCGGTGAGCCTGATGGTTTCGCTGGCGGTTTTGCTCTTTTTGAGCAGAAGGCATACTATAACAGACACGGCCCGCACAGAAGCTGAAACGGCAAGCAGATAA